In one window of Candidatus Avedoeria danica DNA:
- a CDS encoding methyltransferase domain-containing protein, giving the protein MVEDPTTAPTERSARLRTNATGWGFDAPRLRRMLANEADMSFKRRAEAVYDFLRIGPDDRVLDMGCGRGFYLKFTRDLYPAADVVGVELDRPLLYTAREQVPGARVVNGNVYTLPFADGAFTRILFSEVIEHIPDDRAALAELARVLAPGGRLAITTPNADYPLAWDPINKVLEGTIRRPIRRGVLSGIWANHERLYTPEDLAAKVAAAGLIVDEVRFFTRFAFPFIHNLVYGLGKELLVAGRLPASMAAAADRFDTSSDAGGWRNPIRWGLAAFNAVDRLNDVVPPRADAPFLIIGLCARKPNGEA; this is encoded by the coding sequence TTGGTCGAGGACCCCACGACCGCACCAACCGAGCGTTCAGCCCGGCTGCGCACCAACGCCACGGGGTGGGGGTTCGACGCGCCGCGCCTGCGTCGGATGCTGGCCAACGAGGCCGACATGTCGTTCAAGCGGCGGGCGGAAGCGGTGTACGACTTCCTGCGGATCGGGCCCGACGACCGCGTGCTGGACATGGGCTGCGGGCGCGGCTTCTACCTCAAGTTCACGCGCGACCTCTACCCCGCAGCCGATGTCGTCGGCGTCGAACTCGATCGACCGCTGCTGTACACGGCGCGGGAGCAAGTGCCCGGCGCGCGGGTCGTGAACGGCAACGTGTACACCCTGCCGTTCGCCGACGGTGCGTTCACGCGGATCCTGTTCTCGGAGGTTATCGAGCACATCCCGGACGACCGCGCCGCACTCGCCGAGCTGGCGCGCGTCCTGGCCCCCGGCGGCCGGCTGGCGATCACGACGCCCAACGCCGATTACCCGTTGGCGTGGGACCCGATCAACAAGGTGCTCGAGGGGACGATCCGCCGCCCGATCCGCCGCGGCGTCCTGTCCGGGATCTGGGCGAACCACGAGCGGCTGTATACGCCCGAGGATCTGGCGGCCAAGGTGGCCGCGGCCGGATTGATCGTGGACGAGGTCCGCTTCTTCACCCGCTTCGCGTTCCCGTTCATCCACAACCTGGTGTACGGCCTCGGCAAGGAACTCCTCGTCGCCGGCCGCCTTCCGGCCTCGATGGCCGCTGCCGCCGACCGCTTCGACACATCGTCCGATGCGGGCGGCTGGCGGAACCCGATCCGCTGGGGGCTGGCCGCCTTCAACGCGGTCGACCGCCTGAACGATGTCGTGCCGCCCCGGGCCGATGCGCCGTTCCTCATCATCGGCCTGTGCGCCCGCAAGCCGAACGGGGAGGCGTGA